The following proteins are co-located in the Dromiciops gliroides isolate mDroGli1 chromosome 2, mDroGli1.pri, whole genome shotgun sequence genome:
- the LOC122738242 gene encoding olfactory receptor 6C2-like, whose translation MMKNETNVEEFILEGFPAVQHLGKLLFVVLLMLYLVSIIGNTVIVIIMWVDHRLQIPMYLFLSGFSFLECCFTTSVIPKLLSIFLSGMQTISFAACLTQAFVFISIGITGFFLMAVMSIDRYMAICNPLHYPSIMTMRVCFLLILFCCSMGTVATTSLIIKVSQLSFCDSNIIKHFLCDLGPLTQLSCSDTSFIQSLTFFLALFIILSSLAVTIICYVNIAMTIMHLPSAKERQKAFSTCSSHLIVLFLIYGSCIFIYIKPNQANRLDTNKEAALMNTVVTPALNPFIYTLRNKQFRLALRDTIYKMKLLRQSRP comes from the coding sequence ATGATGAAGAATGAGACAAATGTTGAAGAATTTATCTTAGAAGGATTTCCTGCAGTCCAGCACCTAGGGAAACTTCTCTTTGTTGTGTTGCTAATGCTGTATCTTGTGTCTATCATAGGAAATACAGTCATTGTCATAATCATGTGGGTGGACCATCGCCTTCAAATACCAATGTACCTTTTCCTCAGTGGTTTCTCTTTCCTAGAATGCTGTTTTACAACAAGTGTTATTCCAAAATTGCTGTCAATCTTTCTTTCAGGTATGCAAACCATTTCCTTTGCTGCCTGTCTCACTCAagcctttgtatttatttctattgGGATCACAGGCTTCTTCCTCATGGCTGTGATGTCAATAGATCGATACATGGCAATTTGCAACCCTCTTCATTACCCCAGTATCATGACAATGAGGGTCTGTTTCCTTTTGATCCTCTTCTGTTGCAGTATGGGAACTGTTGCAACAACTAGTCTGATCATAAAGGTATCTCAACTATCCTTCTGTGATTCTAACATCATCAAACATTTCTTATGTGATCTTGGTCCTCTGACACAACTCTCATGCTCTGATACAAGTTTTATTCAAtcgttgactttttttcttgctctgtttATCATTCTGTCCTCCCTTGCAGTCACAATCATATGTTATGTCAATATTGCAATGACAATAATGCATCTCCCATCAGCAAAGGAACGCCAGAAAGCTTTCTCCACCTGTTCCTCTCACCTTATTGTCCTTTTTCTAATATATGGCagctgtatttttatatatataaaacccaaTCAAGCCAACAGATTAGACACCAACAAGGAGGCAGCTCTTATGAACACTGTAGTTACCCCTGCACTGAACCCCTTCATTTATACTTTACGAAATAAGCAGTTCAGACTGGCTTTGAGAGATACTATTTACAAGATGAAATTGTTGAGACAGTCAAGACCTTAA